A single genomic interval of Gammaproteobacteria bacterium harbors:
- the ybeY gene encoding rRNA maturation RNase YbeY, whose protein sequence is MHSLNGAVDANVSIVLDLHIACDAPGVPASRQFRSWAAACVEGGHRAEVVVRVVDEEESARLNEQYRRGNGATNVLSFAFEAPPQIESLLLGDVVICAPVIAREARAQMKCETSHWAHMVVHGMLHLQGFDHQTDAQAQVMEARETRIMAGMGFPDPYHCGDL, encoded by the coding sequence ATGCACTCCCTGAACGGCGCCGTAGACGCCAATGTGTCCATCGTTCTGGACTTGCATATCGCTTGCGATGCGCCGGGTGTGCCGGCTTCGAGGCAGTTCCGAAGCTGGGCTGCGGCGTGTGTGGAAGGAGGCCACCGCGCGGAGGTGGTGGTGCGCGTGGTGGACGAGGAAGAAAGCGCGCGGCTGAATGAACAGTATCGTCGTGGCAATGGTGCGACCAACGTGCTGTCTTTCGCTTTCGAGGCGCCGCCGCAAATAGAATCACTGCTGCTGGGCGATGTAGTGATCTGCGCCCCGGTCATTGCACGCGAAGCGCGCGCGCAGATGAAGTGCGAAACCTCGCACTGGGCGCACATGGTCGTACACGGCATGCTGCATCTGCAAGGCTTTGATCATCAGACGGACGCGCAGGCGCAGGTCATGGAAGCGCGTGAGACGCGGATCATGGCCGGCATGGGTTTTCCGGATCCTTATCATTGCGGGGATTTGTAG
- a CDS encoding PhoH family protein, producing MNDPSQSVAFALEPADNPRLANLCGPLNEHLRQVERRLGVEINNRGHQFNVVGEARGVHAATEVLKDLYAATAQEVLTPSSVNLFLQESDVESRLDAEQQPRGETAISTRRGAIRARGPNQLQYVENIRNTDLTFGIGPAGTGKTFLGVACAVEALEASRVRRLVLVRPAVEAGERLGFLPGDLSQKIDPYLRPIYDALYEMLGFEKVYKLIERNVIEVAPLAYMRGRTLNDSMIILDEAQNTTVDQMKMFLTRIGFGSTAIVTGDITQIDLPPNRKSGLRHVIDVLKSVDGVAFNFFTARDVVRHPLVQRIVMAYERAERGKSGNAGH from the coding sequence TTGAACGACCCTTCGCAATCCGTCGCTTTCGCCCTTGAGCCCGCCGATAACCCGCGACTGGCCAATCTGTGCGGGCCGTTGAACGAGCATCTGCGTCAGGTCGAGCGGCGGCTGGGCGTGGAGATCAACAATCGCGGCCACCAGTTCAACGTCGTCGGCGAAGCACGCGGCGTGCATGCGGCGACGGAGGTGCTTAAGGATTTATACGCCGCGACCGCGCAGGAAGTGCTGACGCCGTCCAGCGTGAACCTGTTTCTGCAGGAATCCGATGTGGAATCGCGCCTGGACGCGGAACAGCAGCCGCGCGGCGAGACCGCGATTAGCACGCGGCGCGGCGCCATTCGCGCGCGCGGCCCCAATCAGCTTCAATACGTCGAGAACATCCGCAATACCGATCTGACTTTCGGCATCGGTCCCGCCGGCACCGGTAAGACATTTCTCGGCGTGGCCTGCGCGGTCGAGGCGCTGGAAGCGTCGAGGGTGCGCCGGCTGGTGCTGGTGCGCCCCGCGGTGGAGGCGGGCGAACGGCTGGGATTTCTGCCGGGCGACCTGAGCCAGAAGATCGACCCGTATTTAAGGCCAATCTACGACGCGCTGTACGAGATGCTGGGTTTTGAGAAGGTGTACAAACTGATCGAGCGCAACGTCATCGAGGTGGCGCCACTGGCATACATGCGCGGTCGCACCCTGAACGACTCTATGATCATCCTCGACGAAGCGCAGAACACCACGGTCGATCAGATGAAGATGTTTTTAACACGCATCGGTTTCGGTTCGACCGCGATAGTGACCGGCGACATCACGCAGATCGACCTGCCGCCGAATCGCAAGTCCGGCTTGCGTCACGTGATCGACGTGCTAAAAAGCGTGGATGGCGTTGCCTTCAATTTCTTCACCGCGCGGGACGTAGTGCGGCATCCGCTGGTGCAGCGCATCGTTATGGCTTACGAGCGTGCGGAACGCGGGAAGTCCGGCAACGCGGGGCACTGA